In one window of Helianthus annuus cultivar XRQ/B chromosome 17, HanXRQr2.0-SUNRISE, whole genome shotgun sequence DNA:
- the LOC110926043 gene encoding homeobox-leucine zipper protein HAT5, with amino-acid sequence MEGGIMFETLLQNQRLNFSSDEFNSPWVPNSFQGDKTNTKEYNSDEDYENCFRQPEKKRRLTVDQVKCLEKSFKEENKLEPERKNKLAKELDLQPRQVAIWFQNRRARCKTKQLEKDYEILNTSYDKLKLEYDCLQKHNDKLKQEVQMLKEKLQQKEKGEKDLIPNEFPSRELDSNVQERNPIQTWSNEPKMVICKQEYANSVSTKSDIIDSYSPDGNHSSFLEPCDSSNVFENQSDFSQDEEDNLTILRCPKIEYESYIDPNEGSLGYPINDQPFWLWP; translated from the exons aTGGAGGGTGGAATCATGTTTGAAACTTTGCTCCAAAACCAACGACTTAACTTTTCTTCTGATGAGTTTAACTCCCCATGGGTTCCCAACTCATTTCAAG GAGACAAAACAAATACAAAAGAGTACAACTCTGATGAGGACTATGAAAACTGTTTTAGGCAGCCGGAGAAGAAAAGAAGGTTGACCGTTGACCAAGTTAAGTGTCTTGAAAAGAGTTTTAAAGAGGAAAATAAGCTTGAGCCAGAGAGGAAAAATAAGCTAGCTAAAGAGCTTGATTTGCAGCCTAGACAAGTTGCAATTTGGTTTCAGAATCGTCGAGCACGGTGCAAGACGAAACAACTTGAAAAAGATTATGAGATTTTAAACACAAGTTATGATAAACTTAAATTGGAATATGATTGCCTCCAGAAACACAATGACAAGTTGAAACAAGAG GTACAAATGCTCAAAGAAAAATTACAACAAAAGGAGAAAGGGGAAAAAGATTTAATCCCAAATGAATTTCCCTCAAGAGAATTGGATTCAAATGTTCAAGAAAGAAATCCAATTCAAACTTGGAGTAATGAACCAAAAATGGTGATATGCAAGCAAGAATATGCGAATTCGGTTTCAACGAAAAGCGACATAATCGATTCGTATAGCCCCGATGGGAACCATTCTTCATTTCTAGAGCCGTGTGATTCGTCGAATGTATTTGAAAACCAATCTGATTTTTCGCAAGACGAGGAAGATAATCTGACTATTCTTAGGTGTCCGAAGATCGAATACGAGTCGTATATTGACCCTAATGAGGGTTCTTTAGGATACCCAATTAACGATCAACCCTTTTGGCTTTGGCCTTAA